DNA sequence from the Candidatus Poribacteria bacterium genome:
CCAAGTGGACCAACTCGTCTGCACAAGGACTGTCCAATCTACGTCGTGCGCGTCCATCTCTGCTAAGAGTTCGTCGGCAGTACCAGGTTCATCTGGATAAGAATTCCAAGTCGGCGCAGTGGGACCGACAGGATACTTCGGTGGATCGATTTCCCAGATATGGACATGGGTATCTACAATCATGGGAGACTCCTTAACGTACTCCGTTTAGAATAGAAACTGAGCGTCCACTGTTTCTCCAGCACCTAACGTTGCACCAGATGGAATCGTGATTAAGCCGTTTGCCAAAACGAGTGAATGCAGAATACCTGAACCTTGTGGACCCGTCGTTTCAGCGGTGTAATGTCCGTTAGATTCTTTAAGAATTGCGCGCATATAATTAACACGTCCATCTCTATTGGTAACAGGTTCTGCCAAAGTGGCTTTGAAGGTCGGACGCAATAGTTCTGTATGCCCCGACATTTTGAGGAGCGCAGGGCGCACGAAAAGTTCAAATACGACGAGTGAAGAGACTGGATTGCCGGGCAATCCAAAAATAGGTTTTCCGTCCGAAATGCCGTAAGCCTGTGGTTTTCCGGGCTTCATCGCGACGCGCCAAAAGTTAACTTCACCTAATCTCTCCAATACACTTTTCACAAAGTCATGCTCCCCTACCGAAACACCACCACTTGTAATCAAAGCATCCGACTTCGCGAGTGCCGCCCGAAAGATACGCTCTATTTCTGCTTCATCGTCAGGAGCAATACCCATATCAATCGGTATGCCTCCCGCTTCCTCGACCTGTGCATAGAGACCATAGCGGTTACTTTCTCGAATTTTTCCCGGTTCAAGTGGTTCGCCGAGTAGCAGGAGTTCATCACCTGTTGAAACAATCGCAACAGTGGGCTTACGATAGACTGTAACCTCTGGACGATTAAGAGAGGCGAGCATTGAAACTTCCGGCGGACGTAGGTATTTCCCTTTTCCCATGACCTGCTGTCCGTCTGGAACACTCTCGCCCGTGAAACGGACGTTTCCAGTTTTATCAATACCCTCAAAAATCTTGACGTTATTCCCGTCCCGCTGAGTCACCTCTTGCATCACAACTGCATCGGCACCTTCAGGCATCATCGCACCGGTCATGATACGGGATGCTTGTCCGGTTGCAACCTGTTTTGTTGGTGCATATCCTGCGGCAATTGTCTCAATGATTGTGAGAACCGCAGGCTTCGTTTCCGAAGCGTTTTGAACATCTGCTGCGCGAACCGCATACCCATCCATTGCTGAATTGTCGAACGGAGGAATGTTTTCTTCGGCATGTAGTGCCTCTGCGAGAACGTAGCCCGCGCAACTTAGAATTTCCCGCTTTTCCGTTGGTAAAACCGGAATGGTATTTAGCATCTGTTGGCGGGCTTCTTCAACACTTAGCATTTAATTTTGTCTCCTTTGCATAATCTCATATCCAATATCATAAAGCATCATGCCGATAAGTGCAAGCCCATCTTTTCATGAGCATTGGTTTTCGATTTGGGACGGTTGTATAGAATAAGTCGGGAATCGGAGTTCCCTTCTACAGGAGAAATGAATGCCTCTGCCCTCTTTTTCAAGTTTATTTGACATTGACAGAATCGTATGATATAATTTATCGCAAGTTTTTTGGCAATTTT
Encoded proteins:
- a CDS encoding molybdopterin molybdotransferase MoeA, which produces MLSVEEARQQMLNTIPVLPTEKREILSCAGYVLAEALHAEENIPPFDNSAMDGYAVRAADVQNASETKPAVLTIIETIAAGYAPTKQVATGQASRIMTGAMMPEGADAVVMQEVTQRDGNNVKIFEGIDKTGNVRFTGESVPDGQQVMGKGKYLRPPEVSMLASLNRPEVTVYRKPTVAIVSTGDELLLLGEPLEPGKIRESNRYGLYAQVEEAGGIPIDMGIAPDDEAEIERIFRAALAKSDALITSGGVSVGEHDFVKSVLERLGEVNFWRVAMKPGKPQAYGISDGKPIFGLPGNPVSSLVVFELFVRPALLKMSGHTELLRPTFKATLAEPVTNRDGRVNYMRAILKESNGHYTAETTGPQGSGILHSLVLANGLITIPSGATLGAGETVDAQFLF